Genomic DNA from Leucoraja erinacea ecotype New England unplaced genomic scaffold, Leri_hhj_1 Leri_486S, whole genome shotgun sequence:
ctgtggcagagagttccaaagattcaccactctctgtgtgaaaaatgttcttctcatctcggttttaaaggatttcccccttatccttaagctgtgaccccttgtcctggactttcctaacatcgggaacaatcttcctgcatctagcctgtccaaccccttaagaaatttgtaagtttctataagatcccctctcaatctcctaaattctagagagtataaccaagtctatccagtcttcataagacagtcctgacaccccaggaatcagttccccctcatgttacccataaacgtctgtcccttaattctcaagtcatgtccccttaagaatgttgtcagtttctataagatcctccccctcaatcttctaaattctagcgagtacaagcctagtctatccagtctttcttcatatgaaagtcctgacatcccagtaatcagtctggtgaaccttctctgttctccctctatggcaagaatgtctttcctcggatttggagaccaaaactgtttgtGCAGGGAATTCAggggtatgcagggaattgaagggtatgcagggaattgaaggctATGACTTATATGCGGGcatataagagttggtcttggcatcatcttcAGCATACTATCCTATTTGCTATGTTCTCTGTTCAACCAAAGATGAAACATTTTGAAGTCAGCAGGTGAAGAATGTAACGACATCTAGTTTGCCGCCAGCAGATTGCGGGATGTCATTCTCCGCCCACATCGTTTTCCTGACCCCTCCTACTCATGAAATCCCGGTTAAAAAAGCCACCCGGAGGCCCCTGTTTGCACACACTTCAACCGGTGTGGGTCTCGGAGTTTGCACAACAGCGTTTGGTTGCGTTAGAAGTTTGGGCGCTCGCTGATCCGGAGAAATGTCCCAAGCGCTGCACCTCCTTTTGTCCCTGCTTCTGCTGCCACCAGGTGAGGCTCCGGTTGGTTTTCACGGACTGATTGGCCGCAGCGCCGTTTGTTTAACATCTCCAGTGTCTTGCGCGTATTGTTGAGCCTCCCGTTGGCTCCAAGTTGAGCCTCCCGTTGGCTCCATGTCCAAGgggacacgacttgagaattaagggactgaagtttaggggtaacatgagggggaacttctctactcagagagtggtggctgtgtggaatgagtgaaggtggtggaggcgggttcgtttttatcatttaaaaataaattggatagttatatggacgggaagggaatggagggttatggtctgagcgcaggtatatgggactaggggggaatatgtgttcgacacggactagaagggtcgagatggcttgtttccgtgctgtaattgttatatggttatatattaataacaggtataacctaatatgagaccagtgtcaaaatacacaatgaatatagacctcccggtctctgtgtacatatagttaaatctttaaaaggaaacttataaaCTCTCTGTTGAGATGAATTCTGATTTGCTTGCGGTGCATGGCAACAACATCCTGCTGCTGCCGATTGGCTAGACAATAcatagggtcgagatggcctgtttccatgctgtaaattgttatatggttataagttaccATCTTGTCCCATTGTGTTTTGTTGAAGGTATCTTGGCGGTTCCAACTCTGCTCCAGAGTCCAACGTCCAGCCCTGTCTCCGCGGGGCAGACCGCCCGCTTAGAGTGTGGGGTTCAGAACTTAAACGTTGCAAGTTACGGCGGGATGTGGTACCGACAGCGTCACGCGGGCAGACCGGAGTTTGTGCTAGTACATTGGGCTAGTGGTAGCATTGAGAGAGGGGCCGGTGTCACTGACCGATTCGTACCGTCGAGAGACACCTCCACCAACAGTTATATCCTGACCATCGACAGGCTGGAGCCCAGAGACGCCGCCGTCTATTACTGTGCCGTGAGGGAAACAAATACGGCTTATCACTTCGGCGGGGGGACCATCATGGATATAACTAGTAAGTGTCCCTCTTTCAGTTTCTATCAATttcaatagggaggtttcaccacccatgacccgtactattGCCACGCTACGCCAACtagagtacacgcgatgaactgcaggtacgcACTCACCAACGGGCCCGCTAAAGcccgccgaaattgtcaatttctgcgctgtaaataatcacggaaatcgggataagcgtgtgagacatttagcctacttcagaatttcaAAAGCGaggtagatagatatagatatgccattaattgtcactatacatgtacagtgaaactgaaagctgctcgtactcagtgcat
This window encodes:
- the LOC129693939 gene encoding immunoglobulin lambda-1 light chain-like, which gives rise to MSQALHLLLSLLLLPPGILAVPTLLQSPTSSPVSAGQTARLECGVQNLNVASYGGMWYRQRHAGRPEFVLVHWASGSIERGAGVTDRFVPSRDTSTNSYILTIDRLEPRDAAVYYCAVRETNTAYHFGGGTIMDITSSESRKPSLLLLPPSPEETGSGTATLSCLVSSFKPGLVALRWAVDGVETENGVTTGAVSPDAGQTFRLSSYLRVPAAAWNKGSSYSCSVSHSSLTSPLRHTVSASACPH